Part of the SAR202 cluster bacterium genome, CGTTCTGGGCGCCTTCGCCGCCGCCGGCTATATGATAAACCGGGGCCTCTGGGTCACCGGCCTCAATCGCCCCATCTTCTGGGGCTTCATGATCACTAACTTCGTCTTTTGGATAGGCATCAGCCACGCCGGCGTCATGCTCTCCGCCATCCTCCGCCTCTCTAAGGCCGAATGGCGCCGCCCCGCCACCCGCGCCGCTGAGGTCCTCACCATCTTCTCCCTCATGACCGCCGTCACCATGCCCATCATCCACACCGGGCGCCCCTGGCGCACTCTCTACTGGGCCTTCCCCTTCGACTTCCAGCGCGGCATCTGGCCCGACGTCCGCTCCGCCCTGGTCTGGGACCCCTCCGCCATCAACACCTACCTCACCTCCAGCATCATGTTCGTCTTCGTCGCCCTCATCCCCGACCTGGCCGTCCTCCGCGACCGCAGCACCGGCCTCCGCCGCATGATTTATACCGTCCTCTCCATGGGCTGGCGAGGCTCTCCCCGGCAGTGGAAACTTCAGGCTATCGCCGGCATCCTCCTCTCCGCCCTCATCCTGCCCGTCTTCGTCTCGGTTCACAGCATCGTGTCCTTCGACTTCTCCATGACTATCTCCGTTAAGGCCTGGCACTCCACCATTTTCGCTCCCTACTTCGTCATCGGCGCCGTCCTCTCCGGCGTCTCCGGCGTCGTCACCGTCATGATTTTTATACGATGGCTCTTCAACTGGGAGGACTACATCCGGCGCGAGCACATCGACGCCCTGGGCCGCCTCCTCATCGTCATCGCCCTGGCCTGGTTCTACTTCTTCGCCCTGGAGTTCATGTTCGGCATCTACGGCCAGGAGGGCGACGAGCTGGCCACCAGGCACATGCAGATGTTTGAGCCGCCCTGGTCCTGGCTCTTCCTGACCTTCATCATCACCGCCTTCTTCATACCCCTGGGCCTCTGGCTCTTTAGAGACGTTCGACGCAGCTTCTTGTGGATGACCATCACCACCCTCCTGGTGAACGTGGGCATGTGGCTGGAGCGGTTCCTTATCATAGTCCCAGGCCTTGCCAGAAAGCAGGGCTTCACTGGCACGTGGCACACCTATGCTCCCAGCGCCGTGGAGATAACCATCATCGTGGGCACCTTCGCCATGGTCCTCCTTCTATTCCTCCTCTTCGCCAAAGTGTTCCCGCTTATTCCCCTCTTCGACATAAAAGAGGGCCAGGTCCTTAAAGATGAAATCAAGATTGGCCGCAGGCGCGTGCCTGCCGTCATTCGAGAAGACTAACCCTTCTGTGAGGTGGTCTCGTGGCTAAAAAAGAATTGATGGGCCTCTTTACCGACGCCGGGTACGCCGCCGAAGCAGGCGACGCCCTGGAGCGCGCCGGCCTTACCAAAAATGACTACGATTTCCTCACCGACACGCCATATCCTGAAGGCGCCCTCGGCGAGCGGCACATCAGCCACAAAATCTACGTCTTCCCCTTCATCGGCGCCATGCTCGGCCTCACCGTCGCTATCCTCATCACCGCCGGCACCCAGGTCTCCTACCCCCTCATCACCGGCGGCAAGCCCGTCCTCTCCGTCCCCGCTATGGCCATCATCTCCTACGAAGGCACCATGCTGGGCGCCATCCTTTTCACTGTCCTCGGCATCCTTTTCGAGTCCCGCCTCCCCTACTTCCGCAAGCGCCTTTACGACGACCGCATCACCGAAGGCTACATTGGTCTGGTGGTGGAGGTCGACGACTCCAAAGTAAGCGACGTCGAACGGGCCTTGACCCAGGCCGGCGCCGTCGAAATCAAGCGGGCCGCCGCCTAATGCTCAATCCGATGAGAAAAGCTACCGCTATTAGGACCGGGTTAGCACCACGGCTGGCTACCCTCAGGTTCCTTCCCCTCTTGAGGGGGGAGGTTAGGATGGGGGGTCGGGGTCTTAGTGCGGGGTTCCCTCTCAAGAGTCGACTGGTATTCCTCGCTTTGGCAGGCCTCCTCGTCGCCCTGCTGGGCGCGGCCTGCGGTCGCGGCTCCTACCCCATCGACTTCTTCTACGAGATGCATTACCAGCGTTCCTACCACCAGCAGGAGCCGCCGCGCCTTTTGCCCCCTGACGGCGCTGTACCCACTACTGGCCGTGAGGTGCTGCTTACCCCTCAGGCCCTGGACTCCATTACCAACCCCATACCCGGCCAGGGCATCGAGCACGGCGCGCTTCTATACGCCATCAACTGCTCCCAATGCCACGGCGCTACCGGCCTCGGCGACGGCCAGGTCCTCGTAACTATGATGGCGAAATATGGCTACGTCCCCAAACTGAGCCCCAATCTAGTGGCTGTAAGAGCCCTTCCTGACAGCTTCCTCTACGGCATCATCAGCAACCGCGACCTCATCCTCACCGACCCAAATCAGCCCAAGGTCATGCCCCGGTTCCAGCAGCTCCTCACGCCTGAGGAGCGCTGGATGATCATTAACTACCTGCGCGAGGGTCTGACCGGCCAGTAGCGCCCATAACGGAGCGGTGCCTGGTAAAATGGTGGCACCTTCCTTGGAACAAATATTTTGGAACTAGATCGGATTAGGCCCATCATCGGTTTTTGGCTAGCCCTTATAGTTTCCCTTATCCTTATCCTCTCAGCCTGCGGCGACGCCCAACCAAAGACCCTGGAACAGCAGGCTGTGGAAATCGACAAGTCCCTCATGTGCCCCGTCTGTCCTGCCGAGACCATCGACCAGTCCCAGGTCCCCCTGGCCGCGGACATGCGCGCCTTCGTCCGCGAAAAACTGGCGGAGGGCTGGACCAAGCAGCAGATCCTCGACTACTTCTCCTCCGAGGAGCGCTACGGCCCTTCCGTTCTCGCCGCGCCCCCCAGGTCCGGCGCTCACCTCCTCGTCTGGGTCGTGCCGCCCATTGGCGTGGCCGCCGCCGCGCTAATCCTCTTCTTCATCCTCCGCTCCATGCGCTCCGGTCCCTCTACTCTACCTCCCCAACCCGCCGACGACCCATCCCTCACCCCCTACCTCGCCCAGGTCGACGCCGCTTTAAACCCTGCACCTGAGAATCCTTCCGAAGAAACCCCTTCCAACCCTCCGAGGACTGCGCCAGACCGTGGGTGACCTGGGCCTCATAGCCATGCTCATCTCCCTGGCCCTGGCCGGCTACGCCGCCATCGGCTCCGTCCTGGGTAGGCTGCGTAACAATTTGGCCCTCGTGGACAGCGCTCGATACGCCACCTACCTCGCCACCCTTGCCCTGATTATCTCAACTCTCAGCCTGGTCAGCGCCTTCCTATCTCGCGATTTCGAACTGCGATATGTTTTCGAACACAGCAGCCTCGCCATGCCGCGAATTTACACCTGGGTAGCCTTCTACGCCGGTAACGAAGGCTCCCTCCTTTTCATCACCACCGCCCTCTCCCTGATGGCAACCCTGGCCGTAGCCCTGGCCCCCGCACGGTTCCGGCCCAGCCTCCCCTACACCAATGCCGTCCTTATGCTCATTCTCGCCTTCTTCCTGTCGGTCATGACCACCCTCGCCAACCCCTTCGCCAAGCTGGATGTCGTCCCCGCAGACGGCCGAGGCATCAACCCCCTGCTGGTCCACCCGGGCATGTTCTTCCACCCGCCTATGCTCATGACCGGCCTCGTAATGGTCAGCATCCCCTTCGCCTTCGCCCTGGGCACCCTCCTATCCAAGCGCGTCGGCGACGAGTGGGTGGACATGGGGCGAGTGTGGGGCATCCTGGCCTGGGCTGTTTTAGGCATCGGTCTGCTCCTGGGAAGCTGGTGGGCCTACACTATCCTGGGCTGGGGCGGCTACTGGGCCTGGGACCCCGTCGAAAACGCTGGCCTCATGCCCTGGCTCGGCCTCACCGCCTTCATCCACTCCATCATGGTCCAGAAACGATTCGGCATGTTCCGAATGTGGAACCTGGCCTTGGTCTTTATCAGCTTCGGCCTCTCCCTCTTCGGCATGTTCATCAACCGAGGCGGCCCCGTCCCCTCCGTCCACTCCTTCGCCGCCTCCACCCTGGGCTGGGTCTTCCTCATCTTCCTCATTGTCGGCGTGATAGCCCCCTTCGCCCTCTTCTTCTGGCGCTTCAACCTCCTGAAAAGCGCCCGCCCCCTGGAGTCCAGCCTCTCCCGCGAGGCCGCCTTCTTGGTCAACAACCTTCTTCTGCTCGGCGTGGCCTTCGTCACCCTCTGGGGAGTGGTCTACCCCCTTGTCTCTGAGCTTATCAACGGCGTCACCGTCACTGTGGGCGAACCGTTCTACAACAATGTCAATGGCCCAATTCTTCTTGGCCTCATCTTCCTCATGGGCGTCGGCCCTCTGCTCCCCTGGCGCCGCGCCAACTTCGCCATCCTCAAGCGTAACCTCCTATGGCCCCTTATCGCCGCCCTGGTGGTCGCCATCACCCTGGCCGTCCTAGGCGTTCGTAAGCCCTACGCTCTCCTCGCCTTCAGCCTCCTGGCTGCTGTTGCCGCCGCTATCCTCATCGAATGGTTCCGCGGCACGCGCACACGACACCGCCGCGGCGAGAATCCCCTCCAGGCCTTCGCCCTCCTCATGGCCTCCAACCGCCCTAGATACGGCGGCTACGTCGTGCATCTGGCTATCGTCGTTCTAGCCCTGGGCATCGTGGGCTCCTCCTTTTACGGTAGCCAGCAGGACATCCTCCTCTCCCCCGGCCAGTCGGCCAACGTCGAGGGCTACAACGTCCGCTACGTCGACTCCCGCACCGTTGCCCGCGCTGACCGCACCGAGTCCTACTACACCATCGACATCACCAAAAACGGCGATCACGTCACCACCCTGGAGGCCCAGCGCACCTTCTACCCCGACTTCAATATGAACGCCACCCGCGCCGGCATCCGCTCCACGCCTGTCCAGGACCTCTACGTCGTCCCCAGCGAAAGCCGTGAGGGCAGCGACGTCATCGGCTTCCGAGTTTTCATCAACCCCCTCATCTGGT contains:
- a CDS encoding cytochrome c-type biogenesis protein CcmH, with protein sequence MLELDRIRPIIGFWLALIVSLILILSACGDAQPKTLEQQAVEIDKSLMCPVCPAETIDQSQVPLAADMRAFVREKLAEGWTKQQILDYFSSEERYGPSVLAAPPRSGAHLLVWVVPPIGVAAAALILFFILRSMRSGPSTLPPQPADDPSLTPYLAQVDAALNPAPENPSEETPSNPPRTAPDRG
- a CDS encoding molybdopterin oxidoreductase, with translation MQEAKVLSYRQINKDLLGNIFKSSNRYWLIVGFLTIIVLGAFAAAGYMINRGLWVTGLNRPIFWGFMITNFVFWIGISHAGVMLSAILRLSKAEWRRPATRAAEVLTIFSLMTAVTMPIIHTGRPWRTLYWAFPFDFQRGIWPDVRSALVWDPSAINTYLTSSIMFVFVALIPDLAVLRDRSTGLRRMIYTVLSMGWRGSPRQWKLQAIAGILLSALILPVFVSVHSIVSFDFSMTISVKAWHSTIFAPYFVIGAVLSGVSGVVTVMIFIRWLFNWEDYIRREHIDALGRLLIVIALAWFYFFALEFMFGIYGQEGDELATRHMQMFEPPWSWLFLTFIITAFFIPLGLWLFRDVRRSFLWMTITTLLVNVGMWLERFLIIVPGLARKQGFTGTWHTYAPSAVEITIIVGTFAMVLLLFLLFAKVFPLIPLFDIKEGQVLKDEIKIGRRRVPAVIRED
- a CDS encoding heme lyase CcmF/NrfE family subunit; this translates as MGDLGLIAMLISLALAGYAAIGSVLGRLRNNLALVDSARYATYLATLALIISTLSLVSAFLSRDFELRYVFEHSSLAMPRIYTWVAFYAGNEGSLLFITTALSLMATLAVALAPARFRPSLPYTNAVLMLILAFFLSVMTTLANPFAKLDVVPADGRGINPLLVHPGMFFHPPMLMTGLVMVSIPFAFALGTLLSKRVGDEWVDMGRVWGILAWAVLGIGLLLGSWWAYTILGWGGYWAWDPVENAGLMPWLGLTAFIHSIMVQKRFGMFRMWNLALVFISFGLSLFGMFINRGGPVPSVHSFAASTLGWVFLIFLIVGVIAPFALFFWRFNLLKSARPLESSLSREAAFLVNNLLLLGVAFVTLWGVVYPLVSELINGVTVTVGEPFYNNVNGPILLGLIFLMGVGPLLPWRRANFAILKRNLLWPLIAALVVAITLAVLGVRKPYALLAFSLLAAVAAAILIEWFRGTRTRHRRGENPLQAFALLMASNRPRYGGYVVHLAIVVLALGIVGSSFYGSQQDILLSPGQSANVEGYNVRYVDSRTVARADRTESYYTIDITKNGDHVTTLEAQRTFYPDFNMNATRAGIRSTPVQDLYVVPSESREGSDVIGFRVFINPLIWWLWIAGPIMILGTVIALWPAGVPAWLAARVPQTQRQRPEPTPEIPAHD
- a CDS encoding DUF3341 domain-containing protein → MAKKELMGLFTDAGYAAEAGDALERAGLTKNDYDFLTDTPYPEGALGERHISHKIYVFPFIGAMLGLTVAILITAGTQVSYPLITGGKPVLSVPAMAIISYEGTMLGAILFTVLGILFESRLPYFRKRLYDDRITEGYIGLVVEVDDSKVSDVERALTQAGAVEIKRAAA
- a CDS encoding cytochrome c produces the protein MLNPMRKATAIRTGLAPRLATLRFLPLLRGEVRMGGRGLSAGFPLKSRLVFLALAGLLVALLGAACGRGSYPIDFFYEMHYQRSYHQQEPPRLLPPDGAVPTTGREVLLTPQALDSITNPIPGQGIEHGALLYAINCSQCHGATGLGDGQVLVTMMAKYGYVPKLSPNLVAVRALPDSFLYGIISNRDLILTDPNQPKVMPRFQQLLTPEERWMIINYLREGLTGQ